AATTCTTATTTTACTTGATACTACAATAAAAAAATACTTATGGCAAAAACTACAAATTAAAAAGCCCGAGAATCCGTTTCCCGAGCAATATATCTTTTCTTTTCTAGAAAGAAAAGAAAAGATATCAAAAGGAGTTTTAACTTTTAATGCAGTCCAGTTCTATTTTCGTAAAGTCCCACTTTCCCCCTTCGTTAACACCGTAGGGAGGACAGTATATGACATTTGCTCCCGACACTATAGCCCCTTGAACATCCCTGTCTATATTATCCCCGACAACCAGAAGTTCTCTGGGATTAATGCCATAGTGGCCAATAATAACGGAGAAATCTTTTACTCCTTGGTCAAGCTGGAAAAAATCGTCAAACCTCCCTATATTCAATCTTTTTTTCATTTTTGAGCTTAACTCTCCGTCTGCTATTTTTTCCGCAGCCAGTTTAAATGCAATAATCAAATCATTTTTTACGTTTTGGATAAAAGAATCGGAGCTTATAACAACTT
The nucleotide sequence above comes from Candidatus Paceibacterota bacterium. Encoded proteins:
- a CDS encoding HAD hydrolase-like protein; its protein translation is MSSCFIKVVALDVYGTILAYDDYDCSFSPRKGLEDFLDQCDEKKVKVVISSDSFIQNVKNDLIIAFKLAAEKIADGELSSKMKKRLNIGRFDDFFQLDQGVKDFSVIIGHYGINPRELLVVGDNIDRDVQGAIVSGANVIYCPPYGVNEGGKWDFTKIELDCIKS